A genomic stretch from Empedobacter stercoris includes:
- a CDS encoding DUF5522 domain-containing protein, with protein sequence MKKFEEGDYYLSPEGFRIFTAQYLKKRGYCCKSGCKHCPYGYDKKTDKIKNKK encoded by the coding sequence ATGAAGAAGTTTGAAGAAGGAGATTATTATTTATCTCCAGAAGGTTTTAGAATTTTCACTGCACAATACCTTAAAAAAAGAGGATATTGTTGTAAAAGTGGTTGCAAACATTGCCCGTATGGATACGACAAAAAAACAGATAAAATAAAAAATAAAAAATAA
- a CDS encoding transposase, protein MARKVKYDVTYKLRCVKEVLEKHHSVHSISHQEGISESLLRKWITDYHNQGALGLEPKKNQTYSVEFKLKVIKSITKQFLSLREARLKFNIPNESVIVKWQKDFATFGIDGLQPKPKGRPKTMSTSKGKPVKSKQPLSREEELLLEIERLRCENALLKKFNALIQAQEEKQKKLGRKP, encoded by the coding sequence ATGGCAAGAAAAGTAAAATATGATGTAACATACAAGTTGCGATGTGTCAAAGAAGTTTTAGAAAAACATCATTCAGTTCATTCTATATCACATCAAGAAGGTATTTCAGAAAGTTTATTGCGTAAGTGGATTACTGATTATCATAATCAAGGAGCTTTAGGTTTAGAACCTAAGAAAAACCAAACGTATAGCGTTGAATTTAAGCTAAAAGTTATTAAGTCTATAACCAAACAGTTTCTTAGTTTGCGTGAAGCTCGATTGAAATTTAATATTCCAAATGAATCGGTTATTGTAAAATGGCAAAAAGATTTTGCTACCTTTGGAATAGATGGTTTACAACCCAAACCAAAAGGCCGTCCCAAGACTATGAGCACATCTAAAGGTAAACCTGTAAAATCAAAACAACCATTATCAAGAGAAGAAGAACTATTGTTGGAGATTGAACGTTTACGTTGTGAGAATGCACTCTTAAAAAAGTTCAATGCCTTAATTCAAGCCCAAGAGGAAAAACAAAAGAAACTTGGACGCAAGCCATAA
- a CDS encoding DMT family transporter, with protein MENKNLLKGVLFVAMGASFYGMLATFVKVAYDKGYTTAEVTASQFVLGIISLLIINLIMANKNNSIPKVKPKDKKRLILAGTSLGFTSLFYYLSVQYINVSIAIVLLMQTVWLSILVESILTKKFPSAKKLIAMILVLIGTAMATNLINQDVELNPKGLFWGFLAACSFTTTMFTSNSMANYLPPYKKSLYMLYGGGIIVALFVFFSQLGPYYSESLMSLYRNFSDDKTGIHPLNLKIFYTWGLFLSLFGTVLPPILLNKGFPNTGLGLGSIVASIELPVSVTMAFIVLQEQVLAIQWTGIAVIIFAIIISNINFTKS; from the coding sequence ATGGAAAATAAAAATTTATTGAAGGGAGTTTTGTTTGTCGCTATGGGCGCAAGCTTCTACGGAATGCTTGCCACTTTTGTAAAAGTCGCTTACGATAAAGGCTACACGACAGCAGAAGTTACAGCTTCACAATTTGTTTTAGGAATTATATCCTTATTGATTATTAATTTGATTATGGCGAATAAAAATAACTCAATTCCAAAAGTAAAACCGAAAGATAAAAAACGGCTTATTTTAGCAGGAACATCGTTAGGTTTTACGAGTTTATTTTATTATTTATCAGTTCAATATATCAATGTATCAATTGCAATCGTACTGTTGATGCAAACAGTTTGGTTGAGTATTTTGGTGGAAAGTATATTGACTAAAAAATTTCCTTCGGCCAAAAAATTAATCGCTATGATTTTGGTATTAATTGGTACCGCAATGGCTACAAACTTAATTAACCAAGACGTAGAATTAAATCCAAAAGGATTATTCTGGGGGTTCTTAGCAGCTTGTTCATTTACCACAACCATGTTTACTTCAAATAGTATGGCGAATTATTTACCTCCTTACAAAAAAAGTTTGTATATGCTGTATGGAGGAGGAATAATTGTTGCATTATTTGTGTTTTTTAGCCAATTAGGACCTTATTATTCAGAGAGTTTAATGAGTTTATACCGTAATTTTTCTGATGATAAAACTGGAATACATCCTCTCAACCTGAAAATTTTCTATACATGGGGATTGTTTTTATCCTTATTTGGAACAGTTTTACCTCCTATTTTATTAAACAAAGGTTTTCCAAATACAGGTTTAGGATTAGGAAGTATTGTTGCTTCTATAGAATTACCCGTTTCTGTAACCATGGCATTCATCGTTTTACAAGAACAAGTTTTAGCCATTCAATGGACTGGAATTGCCGTTATTATTTTTGCAATTATTATCTCGAACATCAATTTCACTAAAAGTTAA
- a CDS encoding 1-aminocyclopropane-1-carboxylate deaminase/D-cysteine desulfhydrase produces the protein MIWNDYKAQIQPIDITHITSQKIQLSILREDLIHPEISGNKYRKLKYNFIEAEKLGFKKLVTFGGAFSNHIAATAAAGKINDFETIGIIRGEELIDKIDENPTLRFAEKCGMQLHFISREEYRKKDEIKFLDDLNTKYPDAYVIPEGGTNELAIKGCEEILYADCFDFDYIASAIGTCGTIAGLIESSKLHQKIIGFPSLKGNFIPKEIEKLTNKTNFTIFNEYHFGGYGKVSDDLITFVNDFKRINHIQLDPIYTGKMVFGIFELIKNHYFSDNSKILIVHTGGLQGIEGMNKLLKKKNKNIIE, from the coding sequence ATGATTTGGAACGATTATAAAGCTCAAATACAGCCGATTGATATTACGCATATAACTTCTCAGAAAATTCAACTTTCTATTTTGAGAGAAGATTTAATTCATCCTGAAATTTCTGGAAATAAATACCGAAAACTAAAATATAATTTTATTGAAGCTGAAAAATTGGGTTTCAAAAAATTAGTAACATTTGGAGGTGCTTTTTCTAATCATATAGCAGCGACTGCTGCGGCAGGTAAAATTAATGATTTCGAAACAATAGGCATTATACGAGGAGAAGAGTTAATTGATAAAATTGATGAAAATCCAACCTTACGTTTTGCTGAAAAATGCGGAATGCAGTTGCATTTTATTTCGAGAGAAGAGTATAGGAAAAAAGATGAAATTAAATTTTTAGATGATTTAAATACTAAATATCCAGACGCTTACGTTATTCCAGAAGGAGGTACAAATGAGTTAGCTATAAAAGGTTGCGAAGAAATTTTGTATGCAGATTGTTTCGATTTCGATTATATTGCTTCGGCGATCGGAACTTGTGGAACAATTGCTGGTTTGATTGAAAGTTCTAAATTGCATCAAAAAATAATAGGCTTTCCAAGTTTAAAAGGGAATTTTATTCCAAAAGAGATAGAAAAATTGACAAATAAAACGAATTTTACTATTTTTAACGAATATCATTTTGGCGGATATGGAAAAGTTTCGGATGATTTAATTACTTTTGTAAATGATTTCAAGCGAATTAACCATATTCAATTGGATCCTATTTATACAGGAAAGATGGTTTTTGGTATTTTCGAATTGATTAAAAATCATTATTTTAGTGATAACTCTAAAATTCTTATCGTTCATACAGGCGGACTACAAGGAATAGAAGGGATGAATAAACTTTTAAAAAAGAAGAATAAAAATATTATAGAATGA
- a CDS encoding glucosaminidase domain-containing protein, which yields MRKLLYVFSFVLTISTQAQESRDITYIRKHAILAVEEMQLYKVPASITLAQGLLETGGGQSRLAEQANNHFGIKCKGPAEWSLDKPRIYHDDDAKGECFRKYLSVEESYRDHSEFLALRPYYKALFNLDPTDFKAWAHGLKKAGYATDSKYAFKLISRIEKYNLDQFDKISAEEVFAKLYALYNNQDDLMLANNSSKQMKNEPKSIKEEVILASYQPKENIVEKNEPIVNNKTVVYETRPQNPTTRIKNHKNNIPYIVAQAGETIATISKTYNKVPSDIANFNEIQMGSKLKDGQIVFFGKKKTKGSDYSYKVQEGDDMYTISQRFGVKVSSLYKLNRMEPGAQPKVGQRINLKTKVRA from the coding sequence ATGAGAAAATTGTTGTACGTTTTTAGCTTTGTTTTGACCATCTCAACACAAGCCCAAGAAAGTAGAGACATAACTTACATTCGAAAACATGCTATTTTAGCTGTTGAAGAAATGCAACTTTACAAAGTTCCGGCAAGTATAACTTTAGCACAAGGTTTATTAGAAACAGGTGGAGGGCAAAGTAGATTAGCTGAGCAAGCAAATAATCATTTTGGTATAAAATGTAAAGGACCAGCAGAATGGTCGTTGGATAAACCAAGAATTTACCACGATGATGATGCAAAAGGCGAATGTTTCAGAAAGTATCTTTCAGTTGAAGAAAGTTACAGAGATCACTCAGAATTTTTGGCATTAAGACCCTATTATAAGGCTTTATTTAATTTGGATCCAACAGATTTTAAAGCTTGGGCTCATGGATTAAAAAAAGCTGGTTATGCAACAGATTCAAAATATGCGTTTAAATTAATCTCTCGAATAGAAAAATATAATTTAGATCAATTTGATAAGATTTCAGCTGAAGAAGTTTTTGCTAAGTTATACGCATTATATAACAATCAAGATGATTTGATGTTAGCGAATAATTCTTCTAAACAGATGAAAAATGAGCCTAAATCAATCAAAGAAGAAGTTATTTTAGCTTCTTACCAACCCAAAGAAAATATTGTAGAAAAGAATGAGCCTATTGTAAATAACAAAACGGTTGTTTATGAAACTCGTCCTCAAAATCCAACAACTCGCATCAAAAATCACAAGAATAACATTCCTTATATTGTTGCACAAGCTGGAGAAACGATAGCGACAATCTCTAAAACGTATAATAAAGTTCCTTCTGATATTGCGAATTTCAATGAAATACAAATGGGATCTAAGTTGAAAGATGGACAAATTGTATTTTTTGGAAAAAAGAAAACAAAAGGTTCTGATTATTCGTACAAAGTACAAGAAGGTGATGATATGTACACGATTTCTCAGCGTTTTGGCGTAAAAGTTAGTAGCTTATATAAACTGAATCGTATGGAGCCAGGTGCGCAACCTAAAGTTGGACAACGAATTAATTTAAAAACTAAAGTTAGAGCATAA